The genomic DNA TAGTGGCGGCTAAGCTTGTTTTTATTAAATCCAAAGCGTTGTTGCCGAAAGAGGAAGAGGAAGACGATGAAGAGGAAGAATTATTGCGCCAATTAAAAATTTACAAGCAATATTTTGAAGCTTGTAAAAAAATAAATAAAATTATATTAGAGGAAAATTTTTTATTTACGCGCGACAGTAAAATAAAAAATCAAGTTGTTTTTAGCCCACCTAAAAATCTTAAAACATCAATATTGCACAAATCATTTAAAAATTTTTTGCATAATTTGAAAAAAGATGATTTTATAATAGATAGAGATAAAATAATGAGAAAGATTTCTATAAGCGATAGAATTAAAGAAATACATTCTATAATAAAGGACAGAAAAGAATTTATTTTAAATCAATCAATTGTCTCTTGGGTATTTAAAAGCGAGCGAATAGTAAGTTTTTTGGCTGTTTTAGAACTTAATAATCGTCAGGATATTTTTATAAAACAAGATGAACTTTTCGCTGATATTGTAATTTCTAATGTCTAAAATTTAATTTTATGAATTTAAAATCAAAAATCGAAAGTATTTTATTTGTCGTTAATAAGCCGTTGTCTGCTGGGAAAATCGCTAAGTTTGTGGAAGCTGATAAAAAGAAAATTAAACAGGAGTTAAGCGAGCTTATTAATGAATATAAAGAAAAAAATAGCGGAATTATTATAGTAAAAAATTTAATAAGCTATCAGATGACTACTAATCCTGCTAATGCTGATATAATTAAGAAATTTTTAAAAGAAGAAGTGTCAGGAGAATTAACCCAGCCAGCTTTAGAAACATTAACTATTATTGCTTATCGCGGACCAATTTCAAAACCAGAATTAGAGCAGGTTAGGGGAGTCAATTGTGGATTAATTTTGAGAAATTTAAGAATCAGGGGATTGATAGAGCAAAATCAAGGAAAAGATTTAAAAAAGAAATTGGAAAATAAAGATGATAATTTTTTGCAGGAAGAAATATATTATAATGTTAGTTTTGATT from Patescibacteria group bacterium includes the following:
- the scpB gene encoding SMC-Scp complex subunit ScpB, with product MNLKSKIESILFVVNKPLSAGKIAKFVEADKKKIKQELSELINEYKEKNSGIIIVKNLISYQMTTNPANADIIKKFLKEEVSGELTQPALETLTIIAYRGPISKPELEQVRGVNCGLILRNLRIRGLIEQNQGKDLKKKLENKDDNFLQEEIYYNVSFDFLKFLGISSIEELPEFEKLSKQEIF
- a CDS encoding segregation/condensation protein A — its product is MLKVQLDQFNGPLDLLLSLIKKEKLDITQISLVKITDQYLSYVEEFKNVATDEVADFLLVAAKLVFIKSKALLPKEEEEDDEEEELLRQLKIYKQYFEACKKINKIILEENFLFTRDSKIKNQVVFSPPKNLKTSILHKSFKNFLHNLKKDDFIIDRDKIMRKISISDRIKEIHSIIKDRKEFILNQSIVSWVFKSERIVSFLAVLELNNRQDIFIKQDELFADIVISNV